The following proteins are encoded in a genomic region of Arachis ipaensis cultivar K30076 chromosome B02, Araip1.1, whole genome shotgun sequence:
- the LOC107627526 gene encoding uncharacterized protein LOC107627526 — translation MYNFIVHDKKNASRVIPGRWTLIFSQRTIVNPFQNPTFPLEAFCFRTIPDIINAERLDGTELFGKFIAFTCNNRIGCAMFDHMVDQILPHLEEDRVEPLIVVLQLIKATRWNGKSSVQSRFNVSQLHVDPGLKEIVGFRNMFLGGATSSFVRISQVSSHGPWSGVEELTQEEGPTWMVGTIISINVSKNDWFYKSCRKCPKKVDTRVGNRYECGKCGHTHGCAALSSKFKVEVMVFDGTCKTWSNRCYSTGSIRLLLWDKETMMLCGKRGEQVMEENVSTEDDYPPTFDNMMDKRVFFKLNVKFSNISQYDPVYTVMRVCDDEDIIEKNTPKEVSTTPTINNTISSPESGCNNSIDMPSNVVNLNTDSDMQPSLDAPQEYISSLKCKTPAKRSNNGGKGGSPSVNEIEEERQLSTNRFSRKSGKRSNIQIIEEDN, via the exons ATGTACAACTTCATTGTCCATGATAAAAAAAATGCATCGCGGGTAATACCCGGTAGATGGACTTTGATATTTTCTCAAAGGACAATTGTGAATCCATTTCAAAATCCTACCTTTCCACTGGAAGCTTTTTGTTTTAGAACCATACCGGACATTATCAACGCAGAGAGGTTGGACGGCACTGAGCTTTTTGGTAAGTTTATTGCATTTACCTG CAACAACCGAATCGGGTGCGCAATGTTTGACCACATGGTTGATCAAATCCTACCACATCTTGAGGAGGATAGAGTCGAACCACTTATAGTCGTGTTACAATTAATAAAAGCAACAAGGTGGAACGGAAAGTCATCGGTGCAGAGTCGTTTCAATGTTTCCCAATTGCATGTCGACCCTGGATTGAAAGAGATAGTTGGGTTTAGAAACAT GTTTCTCGGAGGTGCAACATCATCCTTTGTGAGGATAAGTCAGGTTTCATCACATGGTCCATGGTCAGGCGTTGAAGAGCTAACACAAG AGGAAGGTCCCACTTGGATGGTTGGAACTATTATTTCAATCAATGTAAGCAAGAATGATTGGTTTTACAAGTCGTGCAGGAAGTGTCCAAAAAAAGTTGATACTCGTGTTGGCAATAGATATGAATGTGGAAAGTGCGGTCACACACACGGATGTGCTGCACTAAG TTCAAAATTCAAGGTGGAGGTGATGGTTTTTGATGGCACTTGTAAAACctggtcaaacc ggtgttacagcacTGGAAGCATCAGGTTGCTTCTGTGGGACAAGGAAACAATGATGTTGTGTGGCAAGCGCGGTGAACAAGTTATGGAGGAGAAT GTCTCTACAGAAGATGACTATCCACCTACTTTTGACAATATGATGGATAAGAGAGTGTTCTTCAAGCTAAATGTTAAGTTCAGTAATATTAGTCAGTATGATCCAGTGTATACAGTCATGAGGGTATGCGATGATGAAGATATAATTGAAAAGAATACTCCTAAAGAAGTGTCCACTACTCCTACCATTAATAACACTATATCTAGTCCT GAAAGTGGTTGCAACAACTCTATTGATATGCCGAGCAATGTTGTCAACCTTAATACTGATTCTGATATGCAACCTTCTTTG GACGCTCCTCAGGAGTATATATCATCACTAAAGTGCAAGACTCCAGCAAAAAGGTCCAACAATGGAGGAAAGGGTGGCTCACCATCTGTGAATGAAATTGAGGAGGAAAGGCAGCTATCAACTAACCGTTTCAGTAGGAAGTCAGGAAAAAGGTCTAACATCCAAATCATTGAAGAAGATAATTGA